The Bacillota bacterium DNA window GAAGCGTTTTAAAGTTCACAGCTACAGAAGGGCCGCTTTCCCCCGCATCATTCGCCGCGGTTACATAAACGCTGTAATCCGTATACGGCTGCAGTGCCCTAAGTTCCGCCGCGGGTCCCGTACTCCCCGTCCACCTCTGTCCGTCAACCCAAACGGTATACTGCGTTGCGCTGGGTACAGGAGACCAGGAAACCGTCGTTCTGTTCTCTTCAATGCCGGAAACATATACCTCCGAAGGAGAAGAAGGGGGTGTAAGGGGCGCAGGTTCCTGGGCAAATGCGCACGTCACGAAAGAGAAAAAAGACAGCAAACATAAAAGTAAGCACACATAAATCGGGCACGCGCGTGCCCGCCCAAACCGTTTCACGTTCAATCCCCTCCGATCATCGAGAGCACATTCGCAATATACTGCCTTGTTTCCTCATAAGGGGGGATCCCCCCGTACCTCTCCACAGCTCCGGGTCCTGCGTTGTATGCGGCCAGCGCTAAAGGCAGGCTCCCGAACCTGTCCATCTGTCTTTTCAGGTACATTCCTCCGCCCAGGATGTTCTGCTCCAAGTCATACGGGTTTACTCCCAGGCCGCGGGCTGTCCCGGGCATGAGCTGCATTACACCCACTGCCCCAGCAGGGGAAATGGATGCCTGGTTCCCCCCGGACTCCGCCCGGGCAACGGCTTCCAATATGCGCGGGTCCATGTTCAGGACCCGGGCAATCTTTTTAATCAACTCCCGGATGCCGTCTGCCAGGTCCCCTAAAAACGTCCTAACCGCAGTTGCTGACCGTGGCAAGGTTTTATTTTCGCTTAACGACACCTTTCGAGAGTCAACTTTTACTGCTTTTTTGCTCTCGACTTTTGAGCAATCTATTTTAATAAAGGGTGAATACAGCGTAGGACCGCAAAAGATAACAGGTATGTTGCTTTGAGCAGAAGCTATCGCCGGTATAGCCATCGTCAAGCCAAAAACAATAATCAACGGCATTATTGCTTTTTTCATAGCATCCTCCCCTCTTCATCTCAAGAACATCCTGATTACAGCCATCAGCCAACCGCTGCCCTTCAACGCCAGGCCCAGCGCCAGCAGTCCACCCGTGGAGACAACAACAGCACTGCCGTATTCAAGAACATCTCTGGCCATAGTACCTGCCCCAGGGGTAGGCATTTCACTTATGTTTACTGTAATCTCTACGGTGTTTGACGGCTCCGAAAACTGGCTGTTGCCGCCGTCGGAGCGGACCCGGTAAAAGTACCTGGTATTGGGAGCGGTAGCCTGGTCCGTGTAGGAAGTAGTAGTAACGTTCGCCAGGATCTGCCAGGTTTCGTTGTCAGTGCTCTTCTCAATGACGTACCCCTCCACTCCCTGGACGGCCTGCCAGGTAAGCTTCACATTGTTGCCTTCCAAGCTGGCTACCAGTTCAGTTGGCACCGGTACCGGATCAGTCGTCACCTGGACGGGGTCTGAGAAGGCGGAAACCGCGCCGTCCTGCCCCTTCTGGGCAACCCTATAGTAATAAGTCGTTCCCCAGAGGGGTGCCGTCTCGGTGTAGGAAGCCTGGGTTACTTCAGCTACCTGGGCAAAATTGATTCCGTCAGTGCTGCGCTCGACTATAAACTGCGGATTACCAGGACCTTGCCAGATCAAAGATACCACCTTATCGGACGCCTGCCCGGTTAGGCCTGTGGGCGTGGCCGGTGGCGTGGTTACTGTAACTGGGGCGCTTTTTTCACTCTCCTGGCCGGAAGCATCATATGCGCTTACCTGATACGTGTAGGTCATCCCGGGAGCTACCGTGCTATCGGTGTAAGACGTTACATTGCCCAGCCGGGCTATTTCAACGTCATTTCGGTAGAGAATATATCCTGCTACGCTTTCGTTTACCGACCAGGTTAAATCAACTGAAGTGGGAGAAGTTGCCTGAGCAGTCAAGTCGTCAGGGGGAAAGTAAGAGCTTTGGTATATTAGGCTTACTTCACATATCGCAACCCACGAGGATTTCCCGTTTACAGCAATCCGAATGCCCTCATAAAAGGACGGGGCAAAAGTTATACTAAATGTTGTTCGTAATGGGCTTTTTTCGATAAATTGGCTTACATATGTAAGCTGTTGCCAGGTACCGTCAACATATCCATATATAGTGTAATCCTCATATGTTGCAGGCGTAGCTGTAACACATAACCAAATACCGCTGAGATATTGAGGCGAAGGAAACATAAGGGTCAAAGTACCTTTATAGTCTCCAGAATTCCAAGAAGTACTGGTGTTACCATCAATAGCATAGGAAGGGCTTGAGCCAGACGCTGTGCGATCAGCAGTTACGGTGGTTCCGGAGGGAACAGGCGATCCTGGCATTGCATGGACAGATACACTAGATGTAACAAGCGTAATAAAACTCACTAATACCACTGATACTATGACAGCAAGATACTCAAGCATCTTCTTGCATTTAGACGTGCGGAGTCCTCCACCACACCTTGTTTCCACAGGAGATCACTCCATAAGCAGTAATCGGCAGCCAGGTCAAGAAAAACGCGCCGGCTGTTATGAGATACGCCCATGTCCGGCATCTCTTGATCCGCTCCGCCAGCATGGGCAGCATGTTGAACACGGGAACTGTTAGAAACACAGAAAGCAGGTACTCCCACCAGCCCTGACACAGCAAAAGAATTACCGAGGCGCAGATGACCAGGTGCATCGGGACCCATATCACGGCGTCTAATGCCCGGGCTGCCTGGCCGAAGTTCCCTCGCCACGAGAACCGTAGCACAGACGCAAGGAGGCGCGGGATATACCGCAGGCTTACCTGCGTCTGCCCGCGGATCCACCTTAAGCGCTGCTTCATGGAATCGGCCAACCTGACCGGCTTTTGATCAAAAACAACGGCCTCTGGTGCAAATACGACCCGTTCTCCGGCCAGAATCAACTGGCAGGTATACTCTACGTCATCCGTCATGGTCCGGACGTTCCAACCCACCCGGCGCAGGACTTCGGTGCTGATGCACAGCCCCGTTCCGGCAAGCCAGGCCGAGAGCCCCAGCACGGTGCGGGCCATCTGGAGCCGGCACAAGTACCAGAACATATAGGCGTAGTTGGCCGTAACCCAGGAGTCGCAAGGGTTTTTAGTTTCCACATACCCCTGAATAACCTTGTGTCCCTCCGCGAGATAGCCGTCAAGAACCCTCAAGAAATTCGGGTCAACGTGGTTGTCGGCGTCGAGAACCACAACTGCATCGTAGATATCCAGAGAGTTATCGGGAAGGATATGTTGAAACGCCCATTTCAAGGCGTGCTGTTTTCCCCGCAAGTTTTTGTCGTGCCGCACCAGAACCCGGGCCCCCGCTGCCCGGGCGGCATCAGCCGTCCGGTCGGTGCAGTTGTCGGCTACAACGTAAACATCAAAAAGATCCTCCGGGTAGTCGCAGGAAAAGATAGAGCGCAGCGAACTTTTGATGACGTTCTGTTCGTTGTGGGCAGGGATTACAACGGCAAAGCGGTGCGTGCAGGTTCTTTTGAAAACCCGTGACCCCACTTCGCGGACAATTGCGAGTCCAACCAAAAAGAAAAGTAGATGATAAAGGTAATAAATCCCTATGATTTTCATTTAAAAAATCTCCTAAACAAAAATCTTCAAGCTATTCGTACCAGGATACCCTGAGTCCCTTCTTGGTCCGGTAGTAGCGCAAGCCCGGGTACTGCTTTCTTTCATAAATAACACTCTTGCGCGGTCGATTAGTCTTTTTGCCCTCCTTTTTCGGTTCGGGAAAGACTTTCATTACCAGCCTGTCGAGCAGTTCCCTCAATACAACTATCGCTATTGGAATGGCATATACCGGGCCGAGAAACTGAACAACCCATCCACATTTGCTGTCATACATCAGGTCCTGACGTTTGAAACACCAAATTTACCCCCAAACCTTCCTTAACAGTGACCCCTGAAGCGAAAAGCGCCCCTCCTCTTTGCTGAGACAAGGGGGCGCTTCTTCAGGGAGGGCGGTTTTTAACCCTTAACAGACCAGTTGCTAACCCCGACGCACGAAAGCGGCTTTCGCGATCCGGACCAGGTAGGGAGCAGCCAGCAATCCGAGCCCGATTGCCACAATCGGCCAGACAGACGAAAAAAGATCTCCCATGTAACCCAGAACGTCCGCAGGAACCACGTTGAGACTCAAGGACTACGCCTCCTTTCTCTGAAATTGTCTATAGAAACCTTTTAAAGGTTTCCGCCTAACCCCTTCGGTCTTCAATCCACCTGCTGAAAACATTCACAATCATCGCCATGACTAAACCCGCAAGCGCGATTCCGAGGGCCGCCGCCAGGATCGGCCAAACACTGTAAAAGAGGTCAACCGTTATCTGGTACACGTCCTGAACGTTGTAACTCAAAGTGAAGTGCGGCACAGTTCATTACCTGCCCTGGGCGTAGTGCTTGAAAATCGTCACCAGTCCCCCGAAAACAAACAACGCCAGCAGGGCGCCGATGAAAGGCCAGAGCAGCGGCGTCAAAGACCCGAAAACGTTCGCAAATTGCTGATAAACATCGGTCATTGAGACATTGAAAGACATCGTATTCCCCCCTGGGAACCTATCGAACGAGGCCGAGAACGGCCACCAGCACTCCGAGCGTAAGGCAACTCAAGAAAACCGCCTTTATGAGGAAGGGGCAACTGAAAAACCACATCACGCAGTAAGCAAAGTTATAATCCACGCCACCACCCCGCCAGGCGCAGGATCACGTACGCGGCCGAAAAGGGAATCAGAAAAGATGCGGCGTAGAGTGCGGCAAGGGTGTGACCGTCAAGGATTTCCCACATCAGATGTACCCCTCCCGGTCTGCAATGTCGTACACGACCTTGCAGCCTATCACGACAAGAATAATCGTGAGAATCCCGGCGATGATCATTTCTCCGTAACTGAGCTGCTGGAGGACTTTGAAAAACCCGTGAGGGGTTGAAACTAAATATTCCATGCGGATCCCCTCCCTTACGAAAAAAATAAAGCACCTCCTCAAGGCGCACAATGAAGAAAAACTGCAAATTTTATGTATTCAACAACACCAAGAGACCGAACTTTTTCAACTTAATTTGAACTTACGCGGTTAACCTTTTTATTATCTTATACTGCTCCCATGTTACACTTTCAAATAATGCCTTATGATTCACCCACCGGCTAAAGGCTTGCTGATAGGGATCAGAACGACGATAGGGCATGGCGAAGGAGTTCACTCCCAAACCCCTGAGGACCTCAACGCGGTACAGGTCCTCTTCCTCTGTTGTGTTGTATCCAATCAGAACGTAAAAGGTGATTTGCTTCCCGTGAAAATATTTCAGCAGGATCTGGATACCCCGGCGCACGTCTTGCTCGTATTCAAGCAGGTCCCAAGCAAAGTGGAGAAGTCTTTTTCGAAGCCGGACAGTTTTCAGGAGTTTTGCATGATCTTCGTGTAAAAGACGAATATCAAGGCCTTGAGAGAACTCAACGGCAAGTTTGTTCTCTGAGATCTGCCGGATAACACGTTCAAAGTGCTCAAAAGGAGCCGCAGTGAGGTTATTGTCCAGCAGCACGATTTCTTTCTGCCCCGTCCAAAAATCATAAATGTCGCCTACTATCCGGAGCTTCCCTTCTTTCAGGGATACAATACAGAAAGGGCAGGAGCGGATGCAACCCCGAGTAGTAAAACCAAGCGCAAAATTGCATCGGTACAAATTGTAATCAGGACACATGTTTTCTACTTCATACGGGAGACTCTTGTTTAAATCGTAGCCGGTACCCCCTTTAACTAAAGGAACGTTGGGAGGGTAGTAACAGTAATCCGATGAGAAGTCGAATATCTTGCTGGCGTAAATAATATCAGGTTTATCGAATAAAGGCTCATAGAATTTAACCCTATCCCCACGTTTTTTGTGATATGCAGATATTTTCATCAGAGCAAGGTTGGGTATTTTTCCGTCCACGTCAACAAGTCCAATGTTCATAGCTTCGCTAACCTCTTTCAAGTAATGTTTTGATCAGGTAATACCTGAAGAGAGGGATTAAGTGCTCGCGGCGCCTGTTGAAATACGGGGGCAGCGGGTAGCTGAAAGCATCCTTGACGCCATGTGTTTCTACCGCCTGCATTGCCAGCTCCGCAACTTTCTCGCAAACCCGACGAGATGGAAAAATAACTTTTTCCAGCACATATCCCCCAATCCTGATGGTACAAGGAGCTTTCTCTTTTTCACGCGCGCGCAAATCCCATAAAAAAGGACTGGGTCCTTTAGATGTCAGCCAATCACCAGAAACGTTGTAATTAGAATCATCTTGATCATCATCGCGGTTCCATTTGCCGAAAGTTGGATTTTTCATTCCCCTCCCCCTCTCGTTCCTCCTGACGGCAGTTTATTGTCAGAAGCCGCGCGGGAGCTGAACTTAATCTCCTGCCAGGTACGATTTCTGAGGTCTACGTAGCTTTCTTTCCCGGTTATTTTCGAAAGGAATTTCATTGTTTCAATGAAATATTCAGGATCGACGATGCTTACAAGTGCAGCCGAGCCGACGATTTTTCCGTTGTTGTCGGAAATACGCTGGTATTCAAGAAAACACACTACCTGGTCATCTCTGATTGTTTCAGACAGCGAATCCAGAAAACACTGCTTACTAACAACTACAGGGAGTGTTTCCAGATTGGTTGTTATGCGCTTCCACAATGCTTCTTTCTTTGTTTTCTCCATGTAATCCCTCCCATATTATCGGTAGCACAGCCACCCTGCCGCGCTTAGACTCGAATATCACCGCGCTTCCGCTTCTTCTAGCTTCCTTTGTTCTCGGGAGTTGATGTTTGCTGATACAATGTCCCGAGAAGATCCGGATCAAGCATTTCCGCTAAATCCAAGTTAATCAGCTCCTTTCTTGTTCTTAAATACTTGTTTAAATCTCCTGTCTCTGAAACAGGAACCACCAATCGAGAATTTTGCGCCTAAACACGTACATGCTACGCAGAGAGTAATTCATCTCTTCCGCGATTTGCTCCATTGTCTTGGACTCAACATATCTGAGTTTGGCAAAAGTCTGGTAAGGCTCCGGCAACCGGGAGAAGAAGTCGTCCAGTTGGTTCCGGCGGCCACCTCGTAAAAACCGGTAATGTTTCAAAGTCTTCTCCAACTCGGGAGCATAGGTTTCCAAGAGCAAATTTTGGCTCATACCGACCCCATCCCATTCCTTGTAAACCAAAAGTTTTAATGAAGATCGTCAGCTTCACAGCAACCTGTAGTATTTCAATTTCCTTTCGTCAAGATTGATTCAGCCTGACCCGGCCAGGTGATCGTTTTTAGAACTGAATGCTTCACCCACTCACCCCCTGCTAATTACAAGTTTTAACTCATTACGTCAATCACCCATTGCCAATTAGCCTGTAATTCGATTCCAGACCTTGGATTAAAACCATATGGCTCTTGCTACGCTCTATAATTCGGGACCCGATCGTTTTATTAATCTCGTACAACTGAGAAGGAGTGTGGTTACTGTTCAATATTGTGGGCAAGCAGTTTAAATAGCGATAGTTCAAGACCTCGAAAGTAATTTCAAGTTCAAAGTCGCGGGGTGAGCCTTTCCCCCAAAAGAGATCATCCCAGATTAGCAAAGCAGTCTTTTTCATTTGCTCAAGCTTGCACGAAAGCGTTTTATCTTGCTTTAGCAAGTCCTTTATCTCACTCATTCCCTCAACATGCTGAAAATATAGAACAGGAATTCCCTTTTTCATCAGTTCGTTCGCAACGGCGATACTCAAATAAGTCTTTCCCGAACCCGGCTCTCCGAGCAGAACCATCCAATTTCTTTCCTCATTGCGTAATTCATCAAACTTTTCGGCGTAATCTCTAGCACAGTCAAACATATCCTTCACCGCTTTCGGTCTGCCTGAAATTATAAATTTATCAAACGTCTTTTGCCGGAATTCAGGGGTAATCTGGCTGCTCTTAAAAAGGTTTTCTAATCGTTTTTGCTCACTGCACTTACATATTCGCGCTTTATCGCCTTCGCCGCAGATAATAACCCCACGGTCAAAGCAAAAGAGACATTCATACTCCTTTTCGGTTTCCTCCACCTTTCCAGAGGAATTGGCTAAAGTCAATTGTTTTTCCCGAATCCGCTTCAAGATGTCCATGACATTCTCCAATTTCGCCTACCCCCTTATTTGACAGATACTCCTCGTAAGGCTTGTCCGGTCCGATGAAAGTAGCAGGATGCTTAATAAAACGCTCATTTGTGCCCATCCGCAAGCAGATATCGCGATATTGCCGGGCAGCGTTTATTAAGTCACCGGGAGAAACGCCTGCCCTAAGCCGGGTTCTCCATACCCGGTAGGCACGTTTTTTCTCCACCTGGCGAGGGTAAACGCTCCAAAACGCTTCAAAATCAGGATCGTACTCATCAGCAGCTTTCCCCACAGTTAGGGCGGACGCTTCTTCCTGGGGTGTTTCACCCATTGCCTTTTCCCCTGAGTCCCCCTCATGAGGCATCACGTCCGGGGCAGTTTTATCACATTCCCGCTGCTCAAACGATTCTGAATTTTGACCGTCTCGAAACTCACCCTCGCCTGAGGGCGAGGATATGTTTTTACATGTAGGTGAAGGTGAAGGTGAAGGTGAAGGTAAGTTATTCGCGGAAGTTCGCGGATTTTCCGCGAACATCGCGGATAATTGATCATCCCAAGGAGGGTTTGGTGGAGGTGGACATCTTGATGATTCTTTTTTGCGTTCGTACTTGATGTAACTTTGATACTTATACCACGTGAAGGGGTTGACAGCCAGGTATGGCTTGCCATCAACAACGTAATGGTGAGCAAGATCATATTTATCGAACAATTTAATGGCTTCTGAAATATCATTTGATGTGTATGGAAATGCGGGGAAAATAGTAAGTTTAACTTCAATAGGATCTGCGTTCATCCTGCCCCAATCATCAAAAGCAGTAACAAACCAAGGCCACATTAATGCTGCAGTGGGATTCTCTTCTGCTAATGCAGAGAGTTTTCTATCTGTAGATATTGCACTGGTTATGTACCGTTTTCGGGCCAAGACCTTCTCCTCCCCTTTTAGCACACTTTGATCTTTATCAACTCATTAGCTACGTCTGCCCAGAGAAAGCATTCTCTGTATCTACCTGTTTTTAAAGTGAAGTGTTTTTCATAAACACCAACTACTGTTCCCCTTTTAATTTTGACTTTTTTATTCTTTAGACTTTCTTTTAACTCCAGAGTTACCTTATTTCCAACCGTGATCGGGATATCCAATCTATTCACCCCTTACAACTCTTTAAATAGACGAAAACTCCCAAGTAAATCAGCCGCAACAGGGTTGATCCAGAGGACCTCTTCTCTGTATTTTCCTCTTTCAGTCACAGCAGTTTTGGTGCGCTTAACCCAATGTATCAGGCGTTTAGAATAAAGCGGGCAGTCGTAACCCGAAAGCAGGACGGGGCCCGGGTGTGCGTCAAGAAGGTCAAGTAATTCCAGGTGATCTTTGTCATCCATTTCATGTTTGTACTGGCGTTGAGATCTGGTGCTTAAAAGATAGGGTGGATCAGCGTATATCAACACTTCCGGTGAACTAAAACGCTTTATAATTTGAGCTGCCGGCTGATTCTCGATCTGTGCATCACGCAATCTATCTACAATAGCCAAGATCCTGCTTGGTAAAGTTCTCCAGGTCTTTGTTCTGCTTGCATTTGAAGGAATTCTAACGTCGCTGCGCCACCCCGCACGATAGCTTGTTTTGGCTCCAAAGGCTTGCCAGCAACGCACAAGAAATCTTCTTGCATCTTCCAACTCATCCCCTGTTTGTTCGTAACTGTCGTAATATTCGTCCCTGGCCCAGGGCGTCATTTCAATCATTTCCGCCAACTCTTCCGGGCGATTCCTTATTACTTTGAAAAGGTTAACTACGTTTTTATCAATGTCATTTATTGTCTCAATTCGTGATGGTCTTTTACAAAAGAACACTGCTCCCGAGCCTAAGAAGGGCTCAAGATAATGCACATGGGGCGGGATATACTGAATTATCCAGTCTACGATGTTCCATTTAGAGCCAGGCCAGCGGAGAACTGGATTTATTATAGTGTTAACCATACAATCCCCTCCTCACTTATCCAACCTTGCTTTCCAACTTGATAGACCTTTTTAACCTTTCAACTGCTTTTTCTAAGTCACTGATTAATGCTTCAATGTTAGGATTATAGGTTATACCTTGCTTGACTAATTTCTCGAAGAATAGAACCAACTCACCATCTCGTGCATTCCAGAAATTACATCCTGCATTTATTGCTATTTGTTGAATAGACCTCAATGTATTGATGTCATGTTCGTATCTCTTTAGCGGCTCTCGGTTGTCCCAGGTTTTACCGTTTTTAACCTCGGTCAAAAAAACGTCATCTATTGCATGTGTCTTTCCTACATGCCGCTTGGAGATCTGGCGAAGGATCAGATCGGCGCGTACCTTAGCAGTCATCAGTTTGTTCCCGCCTTTCTTACTTTTTCTAGCCCTCGTTTCGTCACCGGATGCGCCCAAACCACCAGGCCACCTCTGACCAGTTGATCATCAACCCACCCGGGGCTGAAAGAATTTGCACCTGTTACGTTTATGCCTGGCCTGCTTTTCACGGTTCAGGCACCGCTCGACATCGTGAGCGGTCATCTGCCAATTGTAGCACCGGCAGTAGCCTGCATGGATCATGAGGCCTCAGCCTCCTTCCCTTCTTCCCGGGCACCCATGTTGAGAGTTGGAATAATCTCATTATCCTTTACCCACAAGCCGGTGCTCCCTAACACCCAGTCATTTTCTGAGGACACAAGAAGGGCATTTAAAATCTGTGTCGCAATCGCCTTTGCTGTCGGCGGGGGAACGGCATTGCCGATCCGCTCCCGCCACTTTGCGTCACTGCGCCCGGTCAAAACCAAGGGCCGGCTGTCCGCCAGAAATGGGGGGAAACCCTGTAGCACAGCCAGCTCCAATGTTGTGAGCGGTCTGTGCCAGGTCCCGTCCAGCGCGATGATGATGGGTGGGGGATCGGGGCGGTCACCGTCGGCTGGGATACGAGGATCAGCGACCGCGGCGGTACCAGCATGCACGTCACCAGCACCGGTGACAGTGGTCGAAGGTTTGTCCCACGCGAGGACACCGTAAGACCCGTTACGGGCCCGGCAACCGAGGCGAGGGTCAGCTATCGAGATGCCTATCTGTCCCGAGCCGCTTGTTACTGCCCCCGGGGTACCGTTCCAGGGGGTAACCTTAAAGATGTTGTTGAAAGGTACCCGGGGATCGGCAACCGATATCGATCCTGCTATCGGTCTCGTTGCAGAAGTCACAGCATGGGCTGGCTCGTTCCATTTTTGAACCTGATGACAGTTACTAAATGGTACTCGAGGATCGGACACGGCCGGCGCTCCACTTCCGAACCGGGTACCCGTCACACATGGAGCCGGGTCATCAAACCGTATTACCTGATATACTCCAGGATGCCTGTTATCTCGGGGGTTAAGCCGCGGATCGGCCACCGCCGCCACCCCGTTGCTTCCCCCAGGTCGGGCGTGGCCGATGATTGCCTTCGACGGCTCATTCCAATCCGCAACCTGGAAGACGCCGCCCCGGGGAATATGACCTAACCTTGGATCGGATATACTCGTAGCTCCACATGACGGAGAATGGCCGCTTGTCACTGTTCCCGCCGGTTCGTTCCATGGGATGATCCTGTAGGCATTTTCGAACCAGTTCTTGCTCATCTTTTCGAGGTCCCGCCAGTCACCGCCGGCAGGAATCAATGCCAACCTCACCCAGGTTTTCCACTGCAGCCGGGGTAGCCGATGCATCGGTCCCATACTGGGATCGTCCGGTAAAGGCATGGGCCCTATCACATCGCCTATAGCACGCACCTTTCGTCGGGGAGGCCTATAGATGAAAGCACTCATCTTTTCCCGGTTCCTGGCGATCAATAGATACCTTTTTCGGTGCTGTGCCAATCCTCCGAGTTCCCCGCAGTCGTGGTACCCTTCATGGAATTCGTATCCATGAGCAGCCAGTAGCTTCTTTACCTGCTTCAGTAGCAGTTTTCCCCGGGTGGTGATCCTCGGAACGTTCTCAAGCATGATCACTGATGGCAGATTATCTTCAAAAGCCTCCATTGCCAAGGCTAGCCCCCGGATAACCAGACGGTTCAACGCCTGATACTTGGAACTTTCGGCTTTCCCCTTTGGCAACAAGCCGGAGAACCCTTTGCAGGGAGGGCTGAGAAATATCACGTCCGGATATTCTCCCCCG harbors:
- a CDS encoding DNA adenine methylase produces the protein MVNTIINPVLRWPGSKWNIVDWIIQYIPPHVHYLEPFLGSGAVFFCKRPSRIETINDIDKNVVNLFKVIRNRPEELAEMIEMTPWARDEYYDSYEQTGDELEDARRFLVRCWQAFGAKTSYRAGWRSDVRIPSNASRTKTWRTLPSRILAIVDRLRDAQIENQPAAQIIKRFSSPEVLIYADPPYLLSTRSQRQYKHEMDDKDHLELLDLLDAHPGPVLLSGYDCPLYSKRLIHWVKRTKTAVTERGKYREEVLWINPVAADLLGSFRLFKEL
- a CDS encoding glycosyltransferase family 2 protein — translated: MKIIGIYYLYHLLFFLVGLAIVREVGSRVFKRTCTHRFAVVIPAHNEQNVIKSSLRSIFSCDYPEDLFDVYVVADNCTDRTADAARAAGARVLVRHDKNLRGKQHALKWAFQHILPDNSLDIYDAVVVLDADNHVDPNFLRVLDGYLAEGHKVIQGYVETKNPCDSWVTANYAYMFWYLCRLQMARTVLGLSAWLAGTGLCISTEVLRRVGWNVRTMTDDVEYTCQLILAGERVVFAPEAVVFDQKPVRLADSMKQRLRWIRGQTQVSLRYIPRLLASVLRFSWRGNFGQAARALDAVIWVPMHLVICASVILLLCQGWWEYLLSVFLTVPVFNMLPMLAERIKRCRTWAYLITAGAFFLTWLPITAYGVISCGNKVWWRTPHV
- a CDS encoding ATP-binding protein, which codes for MENVMDILKRIREKQLTLANSSGKVEETEKEYECLFCFDRGVIICGEGDKARICKCSEQKRLENLFKSSQITPEFRQKTFDKFIISGRPKAVKDMFDCARDYAEKFDELRNEERNWMVLLGEPGSGKTYLSIAVANELMKKGIPVLYFQHVEGMSEIKDLLKQDKTLSCKLEQMKKTALLIWDDLFWGKGSPRDFELEITFEVLNYRYLNCLPTILNSNHTPSQLYEINKTIGSRIIERSKSHMVLIQGLESNYRLIGNG
- a CDS encoding lytic transglycosylase domain-containing protein; amino-acid sequence: MKKAIMPLIIVFGLTMAIPAIASAQSNIPVIFCGPTLYSPFIKIDCSKVESKKAVKVDSRKVSLSENKTLPRSATAVRTFLGDLADGIRELIKKIARVLNMDPRILEAVARAESGGNQASISPAGAVGVMQLMPGTARGLGVNPYDLEQNILGGGMYLKRQMDRFGSLPLALAAYNAGPGAVERYGGIPPYEETRQYIANVLSMIGGD
- a CDS encoding DNA cytosine methyltransferase; the protein is MTQEYTVLHLFCGIGGTALGFQQAVSEYKGMVGRFRTLAGIDVDPEACTDFEMLTGARAVQLDLFSREDYVAFHGHEPGSNWQEATAIDLLEATGGEYPDVIFLSPPCKGFSGLLPKGKAESSKYQALNRLVIRGLALAMEAFEDNLPSVIMLENVPRITTRGKLLLKQVKKLLAAHGYEFHEGYHDCGELGGLAQHRKRYLLIARNREKMSAFIYRPPRRKVRAIGDVIGPMPLPDDPSMGPMHRLPRLQWKTWVRLALIPAGGDWRDLEKMSKNWFENAYRIIPWNEPAGTVTSGHSPSCGATSISDPRLGHIPRGGVFQVADWNEPSKAIIGHARPGGSNGVAAVADPRLNPRDNRHPGVYQVIRFDDPAPCVTGTRFGSGAPAVSDPRVPFSNCHQVQKWNEPAHAVTSATRPIAGSISVADPRVPFNNIFKVTPWNGTPGAVTSGSGQIGISIADPRLGCRARNGSYGVLAWDKPSTTVTGAGDVHAGTAAVADPRIPADGDRPDPPPIIIALDGTWHRPLTTLELAVLQGFPPFLADSRPLVLTGRSDAKWRERIGNAVPPPTAKAIATQILNALLVSSENDWVLGSTGLWVKDNEIIPTLNMGAREEGKEAEAS